One window of Hippoglossus stenolepis isolate QCI-W04-F060 chromosome 1, HSTE1.2, whole genome shotgun sequence genomic DNA carries:
- the plekho2 gene encoding pleckstrin homology domain-containing family O member 1-A: MEDGVKEPKFLGLAGWVKKAPGRLLASYKDRYIHLEKTEIVVYENEDLQKCVERIDLENYDRCHELKSPFKKRHRLILIRSIKSRNKVTDVKFQAQTAEEKEAWIKAFSEGINRAKNKVFDEVKVDESSNLDHVTRTRPKGNRNRRPPTRIHMKEVADVSSDGILRLDLDLEDAVMPSGTHHANTDTPKEAITVLMPFLNVTDAEDKQPRSSAEEIKPEDSPKKNIIKPPMPPTKETKLISVPEDEPDKDDASEKRVLKPPMPPSKEAKSFITPIEEATEEGNAEKMSEKSPDARKKTGAPPTPPNKPSSGSPFSSLKEPSQSRLNPHPPTPPSKEKKPSQAAPDQEVQGKADENKNKDDDNRKETTGTAVETDEDGHSIFKEALENIKGDVSPSTEEQVSEEASREYVSSHSPLITTKKKPEEPAQSDTQHSEEKSTISQPNEREDHTASLQTAPDSFDSSLQAEERINKYQVPSNEPPTDSFNLSPLLCHLPGEKKRKAEEKSVDSGQHSDNDSEGSGSEDTLAASTASLRGSHAGLDVLDAREDSIQISGQHSYNIQDITKPQVKSKVFPFPHSKPTIPLKPSTKVRSASIGDLLSDSSVCIPVRPHTIALAQRNSSPTDDVMKLETEVALEMEKTDELLSRMSQFQNKGDSEGKPENLLAEAMEKLRKADHVLREVKKLKLAKNSIYRKSW, from the exons GGTGTGAAAGAGCCAAAGTTCCTGGGTCTGGCAGGTTGGGTGAAGAAGGCTCCTGGCAGACTGTTGGCAAGCTATAAGGACCGCTATATTCATTTGGAAAAGACAGAGATTGTAGTGTATGAAAATGAG GACCTCCAGAAGTGCGTAGAGAGAATTGACCTGGAAAACTATGACAGATGTCATGAACTAAAGAGCCCATTCAAGAAGAGGCACAGACTGATATTGATTCGATCAATCAAGTCTAGAAATAAG GTCACTGATGTTAAGTTCCAGGCTCAGACAGCAGAAGAGAAGGAAGCTTGGATCAAAGCCTTTTCTGAAGGCATCAATCGAGCAAAGAACAAAGTCTTTGATGAG GTGAAGGTTGATGAAAGCAGTAATTTAGACCATGTTACTCGAACAAGGCCTAAAGGGAACCGTAACCGGCGGCCACCAACAAGGATACACATgaaagag GTAGCTGATGTGTCGTCTGATGGTATCCTACGTTTGGATCTTGATCTGGAGGATGCTGTAATGCCTAGTGGGACCCATCATGCCAATACTGATACCCCTAAAGAAGCCATCACAGTCCTAATGCCGTTTTTGAATGTAACTGACGCTGAAGACAAACAGCCCAGGTCAAGTGCTGAGGAGATTAAACCAGAGGATAGTCCcaagaaaaacataatcaaGCCTCCAATGCCCCCTACCAAAGAGACTAAACTCATTTCAGTACCCGAGGATGAACCTGATAAGGATGATGCCTCAGAGAAAAGG GTCCTGAAGCCGCCTATGCCTCCATCTAAAGAGGCAAAGTCCTTTATCACACCTATTGAAGAGGCTACAGAGGAGGGCAATGCTGAGAAGATGTCTGAAAAGAGTCCTGATGCCAGGAAAAAAACAGGTGCACCACCAACCCCACCCAACAAACCCAGTTCCGGAAGCCCCTTTAGCAGCCTCAAAGAACCATCACAATCCAGACTAAACCCCCACCCTCCTACCCCCCCATCAAAAGAGAAGAAACCCTCCCAAGCTGCTCCAGACCAAGAGGTTCAAGGCAAAGCAGATGAGAATAAGAATAAGGATGATGACAATAGGAAGGAGACAACAGGAACAGCAGTAGAAACAGATGAGGATGGTCATTCAATTTTCAAAGAAGCTCTGGAGAACATAAAAGGTGATGTAAGTCCCAGCACAGAAGAACAGGTTTCTGAAGAAGCATCAAGGGAGTATGTAAGCAGTCATTCTCCTCTTATAACCACCAAGAAAAAGCCAGAGGAACCTGCTCAGTCTGACACACAACATTCAGAAGAGAAGTCAACTATAAGTCAGCCAAATGAGAGAGAGGACCATACTGCTTCACTGCAAACAGCCCCAGATAGCTTCGACAGTTCTCTTCAAGCAGAAGAACGCATAAACAAGTATCAAGTCCCCTCAAATGAACCACCCACTGACAGCTTTAACTTGAGTCCACTGCTCTGTCACTTACCtggggagaagaaaaggaaggcAGAGGAAAAATCTGTTGACAGCGGTCAGCACTCAGACAATGACAGTGAAGGCTCTGGGAGTGAAGACACACTGGCGGCTTCCACAGCTTCGTTGCGAGGGAGCCATGCTGGACTGGATGTGTTAGATGCCAGGGAGGATAGCATTCAGATATCTGGACAACATTCATACAACATACAGGATATAACCAAGCCTCAAGTTAAATCAAAGGTCTTTCCCTTTCCACACTCAAAGCCCACAATTCCTCTCAAACCCTCCACCAAGGTCAGGTCAGCTTCCATTGGAGATCTGCTGTCAGACTCTTCAGTCTGTATTCCGGTGAGACCGCATACCATAGCTTTGGCTCAACGTAACTCGTCTCCTACAGATGATGTCATGAAACTTGAGACTGAAGTGGCTCTGGAAATGGAAAAGACGGATGAGCTCCTGAGCAGAATGTCCCAGTTCCAGAACAAAGGTGACAGTGAGGGCAAGCCAGAGAATCTGCTGGCCGAGGCCATGGAGAAATTAAGGAAAGCTGACCATGTCCTCAGGGAGGTTAAAAAGCTGAAACTCGCGAAGAACTCCATCTACAGAAAGAGCTGGTGA